From Apium graveolens cultivar Ventura unplaced genomic scaffold, ASM990537v1 ctg4214, whole genome shotgun sequence, a single genomic window includes:
- the LOC141701622 gene encoding NADH dehydrogenase [ubiquinone] 1 beta subcomplex subunit 2: MGGGGHGGITYKGVTIHQPKRWHSVTGKGMCAMMWFWILYRAKQDGPVVLGWRHPWDGHDDHSSGHGH; the protein is encoded by the exons ATGGGAGGCGGAGGACACGGTGGCATCACATACAAGGGCGTAACAATTCATCAACCTAAGCGCTGGCATTCTGTTACCGGCAAGGGCATGTGCGCTATGATGTG GTTTTGGATTTTGTACAGGGCGAAGCAGGACGGTCCTGTAGTATTG GGCTGGAGACATCCTTGGGATGGCCATGATGACCATTCCAGTGGCCATGGGCATTAG
- the LOC141701621 gene encoding uncharacterized protein LOC141701621, whose translation MSHLDFEALKELHNKANNLLHSPVIKEALVQHQQENHVHEISEDSLCMLDACGTTKDVLLLVKDHLHKLQSTFHRISIGETSATENKLAGFYIHRKKLKKELLSCLRSLKGLKNKCTMNTDVYPVDPNLVVVVNVLREVRGTTISIVESLMSLMSMPSPACKTNRGSLRSKFMRVNSLSLWENCDRKTFQTGNRLLEAVESAVEDLQVELECIFRRLIQTRVSLLNIFTT comes from the coding sequence ATGTCGCACTTGGATTTTGAAGCTCTCAAAGAACTTCACAACAAAGCGAACAATCTGCTACACTCACCAGTAATCAAAGAAGCCCTTGTCCAGCACCAACAAGAGAATCATGTGCAcgagatatctgaagattctctgTGCATGCTTGATGCTTGCGGAACCACTAAAGATGTTCTTTTGTTAGTCAAAGACCATCTCCACAAACTTCAATCAACCTTTCACAGGATTAGCATTGGCGAAACCAGTGCCACTGAAAACAAACTTGCAGGTTTTTATATTCATAGAAAGAAGTTAAAGAAAGAGCTGTTGAGTTGCTTGAGGTCATTGAAAGGACTGAAGAACAAATGTACTATGAACACGGATGTCTACCCGGTTGATCCTAACCTCGTGGTGGTTGTCAATGTGCTACGAGAAGTAAGAGGGACAACAATCTCGATTGTTGAATCACTAATGTCTTTAATGTCCATGCCGAGTCCTGCTTGTAAAACAAACAGGGGATCATTAAGGTCAAAATTCATGCGAGTGAACAGCCTAAGCTTGTGGGAAAACTGTGACAGGAAAACATTCCAAACAGGCAACAGACTTTTGGAGGCTGTAGAGAGTGCTGTCGAAGATCTTCAAGTTGAACTAGAATGTATTTTCAGAAGGTTGATTCAAACCAGAGTTTCCCTTCTCAACATATTCACCACCTAA